Sequence from the Paenibacillus tundrae genome:
ACTTCGCTGGTTGAGCTCTAGAACAGGCGAGCAGATCGATAGCCATATGCAGCAACTCATACAACCACTTGTTCGCAACGGTGCGGCTGTGGCCATTATCGAGATGGACGATGTGGAATGGAAAATGCTTGATATGTCTGCGGATGACCGACGTCAATTGTCCAGTGACATGATGGTTTACATCGAAAAACTAGCTTCAGAGAGCGGACTAGGTACCATTATCGCAAGCCACTCCGATTATCAATTTATCATGTTGGCTAATGGAACCGAAGAGGAGAATGTCGCTCTGCTAGAAGAATTGATTTTGGCTGTAGCCAGTGCATTCCCTCTGACGGTTACTATAGGATATGGTAAGTCTACTGATGAGTGGCGAGAATTGCCTGAATCCTACCAGCAGGCAGTTTCTGCTCTGGGCGCCAAGTGGCTGATTGGCAAGAATCGGCTAATTCGCGATGTAGCAGAGTATCCCTTAGGTGATCAGAATTCGGAGAATCTTGAAGAGATGATCTCCATCATGATGAATGCGATTCTGTCTTATGATCTGGTTGGCATTGATGACTGCCTGTTACGAATCTTCGGGCGTGATCGTCCATTGCACAAGATGAATGATGTCTATAATTTGATCATTCGCATCACATCTAAGCTACACGCAGATTTACAGCAATTGAACGAGAACTTATACGAACTATTGCAATGGGAGTCACACCAACCGGAGGTTTTGTTCCATTTTGAGACAGTGAGCGATATATTATCTTGGTTAAGACGGCGATTCTTCGAATTGTCTGAGCGGCTGTTTACTGAACGATCAAAGACCAACCGTAAGCTAATTACAGATATTCTGAATTATGCGAAGGAGAGGATTGAATCTAAAGTAACTTTGAAGGAGGTAGCCGCCCATTTTGCTTTTTCGCCTAACTACTTGGGGCACCTTTTTAAGGAAGAAACAGGAATGAATTTTAGTGACTTTCTTCTGGATCTAAGGATGAAACGAGTATGCGAGCTGCTCAGTGATCCGTCGTTCAAAATCTATGAAATCGCAGAGAAGGTTGGGTACAAAAACATTATCTACTTCAATCGCCAATTCAAACAGTCAACCGGTATGTCTCCAGGTGAGTATCGGAAGAGACATCATATTTAGATTCCTAAAGCGCCGAGCATGTTATGCTCCGGCGCTTTTTCTATGAAATCGTAGATTGAATATTACTTTTAGTTGCTTCCCTTAATGTTGGGTGAACATGGGCACAGCCTATAATCAAAGTATCATTATGTTAACCGGATTACGGTTATAGAGACAGAGAGGGTGACGTCTATGAATCGAAAAGGCTTTCTGGGGGATTTGGTGAAATACCGAACCCTGTTGCTTATGTTATTACCGGCCGTACTGTTTTTTATCGTGTTTGCTTATATTCCTATGGCAGGTATAGTTTTAGCTTTTAAACAGTTCACGTATGAGGGTGGGATATTCGGAAGTCCGTGGAATGGCTTGGATAACTTTCGTTTCTTCTTCGAGTCAGGACAGGCGTGGCAGGTAACTCGAAATACGGCATTGTATAACATTGCCTTCATCGTGGTGAATAACCTGCTACAGATTACGATGGCGATATTGTTATTTGAGGTTGCACATAAGTGGTCACGCAAACTTTTTCAAACCATGCTATTCCTGCCTTATTTCATATCATGGGTTGTTGTCGGCGCAATCGCGTACAACCTGTTCAGCTATGACTTTGGTTTGATCAACGTTATTCTCAATACGTTTGGGATGGAACCCATTGATATCTACAACACAGCAGCTTACTGGCCTTACATACTCGTCATTGTATCGGCATGGAAAGCAGTCGGATATGGTTCAATCATGTACCTTGCTGCCATCACCAGCATCGACACGGAAATGTATGAAGCGGCGGAGATTGATGGTGCAAATGTGTTCCAACGTATCTTCAGGATTACAATTCCGAACCTAATTCCAACCGTCATTATTCTAGTACTGCTGTCCATCGGTAATATATTCCGAGGAGATTTCGGAATGTTCTACAATATGGTCGGAAATAACGGCTTGTTGTTCTCAAACACGGACGTAATCGATACGTTTGTATTCCGATCGTTGACTTCATCCAATGATATTGGCATGTCATCTGCTGCCGGATTCTATCAGTCGATTCTCGGTTTTGCCACTATTCTGATCGCGAACTACGTTGTACGCAGATACGACAAAGATCGAGCTCTATTTTAAGAGGTTGTTCAAAAAGTTCGCTTTTGATTACGAAAGACTTTCTCGGTACTGAAAACCGACCTTTTTGAACACGAATTTTAAGCCTATCGAGATCCAGAGAAATTGAAAGGAGAGGTACAATTTGAGCGCACAATTAACAAGCAAGTCACCTGGCCGGACAGGACGGGATGAAAAACTGCTTCAGATTCTCGGTTATATTCTACTCGCCGCGATTTCGCTTTTCTGTCTGGTACCCTTTATCCTTGTGCTCTCGTCATCTCTGACAGAGGAAAGCAGCATTATTAAGGATGGATATCAACTCTTTCCTTCGGTGTTTTCATTAGAAGCATACAAGTTGCTTTTTGAATTCCCAGGACAGTTAATCAAAGCATATATGGTAACAATCAGTGTTACGGTGGTCGGAACCGTTGTGGGTTTGTTCCTCACCTCTATGACAGCATATGCTCTCGCAAGAAAAGATTTTAAATGGCGTAATGGATTTTCGTTTTTCTTCTTCTTCACTACCCTATTCAGTGGCGGTTTAGTTCCATGGTATCTCATGATCGTCAATTACTTGCAGTTAAAAGACACGTTCCTTATATTAGTGCTCCCGATGCTGCTCAATGTCTTTTATATCATTGTCATGAAGTCATTCATGAATAGCATTCCTGATGCAATTACAGAATCTGCGAAGATCGATGGTGCGGGGGATTTTCTAATCTATCTACGACTTATTCTGCCTTTAACCAAACCAGCACTGGCGACCATTGGTCTGTTCATTGCACTGGGATATTGGAATGACTGGTACCACGCGATGCTGTTCATCACCAATGAGAACCTGATGCCGTTACAGTACTACTTGTATAAAATGTTGGGGAACATGGACGGGATGCGTAAAGCTATGGTCGCTTCAGGTGCTGTTGTGAATCTTCAGATTCCAACGGAGAGCCTTAAGATGGCCATGACGATTGTTGCGATTGGTCCTATCTTGCTCGTGTATCCGTTCATTCAGCGGTATTTTGTGAAGGGTCTTACGATTGGTGCTGTCAAAGGGTGATTATATGAAATTAATTCTTTATTCCATTGGGGGTTACAACGATGAAACACAGAAATAAATCAATTTTTCGTCTTCTTTCTTTGACTCTTGTTCTATCGGTTATATTAACAGCTTGCTCCGGTAATGGAGGCAACCAGAGTGCAGGGGATTCAAGCTCTAGTTCGGCGGGATCGTCGGATGAAGTTACGCTCAAAATGATTCTTCTTGGAGGCAAGCCTGTAGACTATGATCTCGTTTTCGGTGAGTTGAACAAGAAGCTGAAGGAGAAGATTAACACAACGCTTGAAGTCGAATTTCTTGACTGGTCTGATTGGAGCCAGAAATATCCGTTAAAATTTGCTGCCAATGAAAATTTTGATCTGGTGTATACATCGAGCTGGGCGTATTACAACGATCAAGCAATTAAAGGTGGTTTCAAGGAAATCACGGAGGACATGCTACAGCAATATGCGCCGCAGACGTGGGCCGAGATGCCAGAAGTATCATGGGATCAAGCCAAAATTAACGGCAAATTGTACATGGTGCCCAACAATAACCTAGAAGTAACGAACAAGGTCGTGCTTTACCGCGAGGATCTTCGTCAGAAGCATAACCTACCAGAGATCAATAGCTTAGAAACTTATGCAAACTACTTGAAGACCATTGCTGCCAATGAGGCAGGAATCACAGCGTTTGGAGCTAAAGCTGCTGATGGTTGGAAATGGCATGAGCTGGATCAGATTGCATTAGAGCAAAATAACAATTTCAAAGTTGTCGATCTACGTCTCCCGTTAACTTATAAATTAGATGATGCTGCAGGACAAGTATTTAATGTCTACGAGACGTCAGAATTCAAAGATTTACTTGGTTATTATAAAGATTTGGCTGATAACGGTGCTTGGTCGAAGAACGTTGTCACCAATAAAAACGACATTTGGCAAGACATGAAAGTTGGGAAGGTTTCTTCCTATGCACATAATCTGGGTACAACGGGATTCAATCTGGCTGAAGCACGTCGGGATACACCCGAGCTGGAGTTTGCAATAGCTGATATTACGCCAGACAGCAAGAAACTTGGCGCAATCTCGACGCAGAACGGTATTGCGATCCACTCCACATCCAAACATGCGGAACGAGCGTTGATGGTGATTGACCTCTTGCAGAATGATCAGGAAATTCATGATTTATCCATGTATGGGGTTGCGGGTACTCACTATACGCCAGAAGGCGATGACAAGTTTGTCTTAGAGGCTAGCTCAGGCAATTATACAGGCTTTTCGAACTGGGGCTGGAACTCGTATCTGAATCGACAAGATGCTTCTTATCCGAAAGAAGCTGACGATATCTTCAATAATTGGCAGGAAGATGTGTATCACTTCCCATTAGAAACATTTGTATTTGATGACTCGAAGGTGAAAACGGAAGTAGCCAATATTAGCAATATTATGGTTCGCTATGCAATTCCATTAGAGTATGGACTTGTTCAGGATATGAATAAAGGGCTGGAAGAGTTGAATGCCCAGCTCAAGGCTGCGGGCATAGATAAAGTCCAGCAGGAAATGCAGTCCCAGATCGATGCCTTTCTTGCGAAGTAATACAAGCTTTACAGAATAAATGACAAAGGAGATATAACAAAGATGGCAATAAAGTTCCCTCCCATTAGTAGCAAGCTGCCGGCATTTATGCACGGCGCTGATTATAATCCGGATCAATGGCTGCATGATCCCCAAATATTCGAAGAAGATATCCGGCTGATGAAGCTGGCTAACTGCAACGTTATGGCGATCGGTATCTTTGCTTGGGCGGCTTTGGAGCCGGAGGAAGGTCAGTTTAATTTTGAATGGATGGATCATGTGCTTGATACGTTCGCTAAGAATGACATCTACGCTTGGCTAGCTACACCAACTGGTGCTAGACCGGCGTGGATGGCTCAGAAATACCCGGAAGTGCTCCGGGTTGAGGCGAATCGAGTTCGTAATTTATTTGGTGTACGTCACAATCACTGTTATACCTCGCCCGTCTATAGAGAGAAAACAACGATTATGAATACAAAACTTGCTGAACGATATGCGAATCATCCCGCAGTACTCGGCTGGCATATTTCCAACGAATTAGGCGGCGATTGTCACTGTGATTACTGTCAATCCGCGTTTCGAGATTGGCTGAAGGCCAAATACGGATCCATTGACAATTTAAATCGTGCATGGTGGACAACGTTCTGGAGTCATACCTATAACGATTGGTCACAAGTGGAGTCACCTGCACCCCACGGAGAGAATGCGGTACACGGACAAAACCTGGATTGGCGGCGTTTTGTATCTGATCAGACGTTAGACTTTTATAAACACGAGGTAAGCTCACTGAGGAATGCGAACCCAGACCTTCCTTGTACAACGAATATGATGGATTGGTTCTACGGTTTAGATTATCATTCATTCGCGAATGAGCTTGATGTGATCTCATGGGATGCATATCCTAAATGGCATGAGGCTGATTCCGATCGTCATGTGGCGTCATGGTTCGCCTTCAATCACGATCTGTTCCGTAGTTTGAAGAAAAAGCCGTTCATGTTGATGGAGAGCACGCCAAGTCTGACAAACTGGCAGGCAGTGAGCAAGCTTAAACGCCCAGGCATGCATCGCCTATCTTCGTTACAAGCAGTGGCGCATGGTGCAGATACAGTACAGTATTTCCAGTGGCGTAAAAGTCGTGGTTCCAGTGAGAAATTCCATGGTGCGGTTGTGGATCATGTTGGTCACGAGCATACACGCGTGTTTCAGGATGTCGCTGACCTGGGCAGCACATTGGCAGGACTGTCGGATATTATCGGCACGCCTGTTCCGGCTGAAACAGCTATGTTGTGCGATTGGGATAATCGTTGGGCAATTAATGATGCACAAGGCCCGCGCAATAGTGGTCTGCATTACGAAGAGACAGTGGCGCAGCATTACCGTGCGTTGTGGGAATTGGGTGTGCCCGTCGATATTGTAGGTTCATATGACGATATCTTGAACTACAAGCTACTTCTTGTACCCATGGCGTACCTTCTTCGCCAGGAGACAGGGGAGAAGATTGAACAGTTTGTTAAAGCGGGCGGTACTGTGGTTGTGACATATTGGAGTGGGATTGTAGATGAAAATGATCTATGTCACCTTGGCGGTTTCCCAGGCCCATTGCGCACTACTGTTGGCATCTGGTCTGAGGAACTCGAAGGCCTTCATGATCATGACCGCAACTCACTTGTATTCAATGCTGAAAATCCGCTAGGGTTGGAGGGTGCACTTGAGGTTCATGAGTTGTGCGATTTGATCCATGTGGAGACAGCAGAAGTGCTTGCCGTTTATGGGGATGACTTCTATGCAGGACGTCCAGCACTTACCGTGAATCGTCTTGGTGCCGGGCAAGCCTACTATCTTGCAGCACGCGTTAGTGAAGACTCTTTCTATCAATCATTCTACGGTGAACTTGTAGAGCAAGCCGGTGTTAGGCGAACGATCAATTGCACTCTACCTGAAGGCGTAACTGCCCAACTGCGAACTGATGGCGATACGGATTATGTATTTTTGCTTAACTTCTCAGGTGAAGAAGCGTCGATCGAATTAGATCATGACGGATACGTGGATGCTGAATCAGGGGAAAGTAAAACAGGGAAGATTGAGCTGCCTATTAATGGTGCACTTATTTTACAACGTAAGAGTAATTAAATGTCGTAACTAAACCAGAGTAAATAATTATAGAAGTAGATATAAAAGTAAGTGATATATTGCTACTATAGAGATGTTCCTCCGCCTTCAGATGGAAGGCGGAGGTTTTGTTTTGCCTTTTTGCATGAACCAACTCTGGGGACCTCAATTGAATGAATACGACTATTGTTGCAGAAGAGCAGCAATTGCTTGCTCAGATTCAGCACGGCTCACGAAGGATTTCGGCATAAAGTTTTTGTCTGTAATACCGTCGAACAATCCGAGTGATACAGCTGTGGCTACATCTTTCTTGGCCCATTCACTAATCAGGTTAGCATCGGAGAAGGTAACGGATGGAGCAGCGGGTGCTGCCTTTCCCGTCTTGACTGAATAAGCTTTCACTAGAATGGCAGCCAGCTCTTGCCGGGTAACTCTTGCTTCGGGTGCGAAGTTGTTGGCACTATAACCTTTTACAAGACCGGCATGGTGTGCTGCGGCTACGTCACCGGCATACCATTTCGTTGAGTCAACGTCCGTGAACGGGTTAACAGCGGATGATGGTAGCCCAAGGGCACGAACGAGCAGGGATGCAAATTCGGCACGGGTGATATCATCTTTGGTGCGTACAAAAGTAATATCCTCCAAATAACCAAAATGCTCGTCGGAGCTTGTTTTTACAACAAAGCCTACCTCAGCAATACCATCGTCGCCTACATAAATATGCTTCAGAGTTAACGAAGCGGGCTTCTCCCAGGCACTCCCTTTATAAGTAAGCGGGATGGAATAGGTCTGTCCTTCGGTTACGGCATACATGACAGATCCTTGGTCAGGTTCACCTTTATCACCGAATACGTTGGCCTCCATTGTATAGGTTCCCGGTACAAGTCCGGAGATCTCATGATTAAGTGTAAAATCGATCGGTTTCTCGTCGCCATAGTTGAATGTTGTGGAGTTGAGACCATCGCCAAATGAAGTTGGCTTCTCTCCACTCAAATACCACGAAGCTGTATTGCCGTTTACGGTCAGGTTATTCGTTTCAATCGCATCTGCTTTCTTCACAAGTTTGAAGTCATCGATATTACCCCATTGTCCGCCGGAATACTTCAGGTTGGCTCCAATCGTTAAGGTTCCATCCGTAACTTCAATCATTTTAATTGTGGGATTAGACCACTGCATCCAGCCCGTATTGGTAAAGCTCTGCTTCTGTTCACCAGCAAAAATCTCGGCAATCTCTTCCTCGCCACCGCCAGAAACCCAAGCAGACAGTTCGTATGTCCCGTTCTCCAGCCCGGTAAGCTGCTGTGAAACCGTAAATTCAGTAGCTGGTGCACTCCAGTAATGCAGCGCCGATGAACCGGAATACATATCGGTTCCTGTGCTAACAGCGTCATTATTTTTATCCGTCACGTTCCAACCGCTTAATCCATTTTCAAAGCCAGGGTTCTTAATCGGATTGGAGCTTGGGATTACGACAACCTCTGCGGTGTCGGTGAATTGTCCTTCATAGGTACTGACTGTAATTGTTGCTTTTCCTTCAGCAAGTCCGGAAACGGTACCTTTATAGCGGTCTACCTTTACAACGTCCGGGTTAGAACTGGTATAGGTGACCCCTTGATAGGTAGCATTTTCAGGAGTAACAGTAGCCCGTAAACGATCTGTATCGCCTACTTCAACCGTAGTTGTACGCTTGTCTAGCTCTACGCCAGTTACCTTCTGGCGATTCACTTCTGTAGCGTTATCAAGGAAGGCATCCATGGCGAGGGAAGGGGTGCCATCCGAATTCCAGGCCGAAAGGGGATAACCGAAGAAGACTCCTTCTGGAGCCCAGTAGAACATACCGGTTCCCAGATTACTCGGCACGTCCTTTAGTTTCTTCTGTGTGGCTACCAGCATATTATAGACGTTATCTTCGTTTTTACTGACATTACCACCGATTTCGACAATCATGACTTCCTTGCCGAATTTCTTAGCGAGCGTATTCATGTTATCAGACAGTTCATCAATAGAGGTGGTATAGATCGAATCCGGATAATAGGACAGACCGATAATATCGTAGTCGCTTTCCTTAAGACCAGCCTCGACTAAACCATCGTAATAACCAATCACACCTTCATCTGCTCCATTAGCGCGGTGGATAATGACTTTAATGTCGGGAAAAACCTTTTTTGCTGCGTGTGAGCCTGACTGAAGCAGCTCTACCAGGTTAGTTGTGTTGCTATAAGCACCAATGGGATGCAGCATACCATTGTTAATTTCATTACCAATCTGAATCCATTCCGGTGTTACGCCGGCTTCCTTCAGACCTTTCATAACCTCAGTCGTATAATCGGAGACATGGGTTTTTAACTGCTCCAGATCCGAACCTTCCCATGCTTTTGGCGTATGCTGTTTGCCGGGATCAGCCCAGGAATCACTGTAATGCAGGTCAATCATGACTCTGAATCCAAAATCATTTACACGAGAAGCCAGCTCGATGACCTCTTCCGTGCTGCTGTGACCATCAGAAGGGTGATCCGAAGGATTAACGAAGGCGCGCAAGCGGATCGAATCCACGCCGTGATCCTTAATTATTTGGAGAAGATCTTCCTCTTTTCCTTTGTCATCATAAAACTTCTGCCCTTGAGCCTCCAATTGCGGTAGCCAGCTTACATCTGCACCTTTGGCAAAAGTTGGAGCTGAATCAGTGGTTGTGGCATTCGCCTTGGCCGGCGCGTTGAAGAGGGTAAAAGATACTAGTAGTGCAAGTGTAGCAGACATGATTCGTTTTCTTGTGTTCAAGTCGTGACCTCCTTAACATTCATTGTTTAATCGTGGGTTTCTGTATGTAACGCTCCTTTCCTTAATTTTTGTTATCATTATCCAGTTTATTGAAATGGAATACGCTTTCAAATTGTGCTATGCAACGAAAAGCTATACTTTTGCAATGTATGTATTGATTATTTCGACAGATACTCAGTCATCCGAATTGGAAGCCTGTCATGTTCTATGCATACATCATGAATGTGGTGGTAATTATAACCTTTACAAGCGTCACCAACACAGTTAATCCACAGGAATGGAGCATCCAACGTGCCAGAATGGTTAGAGGTCACATTTCGAACGTTATCTGCAGTCACAGTTATATTTTTCATTACGAAAATTCTAGGAAAGCGCCAAATTTCTGAATTATCTTTATTTGAGTATATTACGGGGATTACCTTAGGTAACTTGGTGGGGTATATTTCGTTAGATACAGATACGAAGTGGTATTTAGGTTTTCTTGCGGTATTTGTATGGGTTGCCGTGTCTGCAGGTGCAGAGTACTTAACGATGAAAAGTAAAAAGTTTCGAGATATTGTGGACGGGAAATCAACAATTCTTATTGAAAATGGAGCAGTGATCGAAAAAGCGCTAGCGAAAGAACGCTTGACGATTGATGAATTTCTGGAGCAGCTTCGTAAAAAAGATGTATTTCGAGTTGCCGATGTGGAGTTTGCCGTAATGGAACAGAGTGGAGATATCAGTGTCATGTTAAAAAATGAATACCAGCCCCTTACAGCCAATGCGTTGGGCTATCAGATTTCTGCTGAACAGGAACCAAGAACGATCATCATGGATGGGCATATCTTGCCAGATACTTTACAAGTAACAGGACATAACGAAGAGTGGGTACAAAAAGAGCTGCGCAAGCTTGGTTTGAATTTGGGACAAGTTTTTATTGGTCAGGTGGATAGCAAGGGTGAACTTACAATACAGACGGGTGCAGATTCGTTACCTAAAGCGGCAAATTCCAATCCAAAGGATCAAATAACGGAATTAGTTAAAAGACTACAGGACGATTTAATGATGAAAAAACAACTTGCCACCAACGATAAGGATCGCCTCAAATACCAAGAAGCACTAGACCAATTTCAAACGGCAATGCATGCTTATCAAAAACAACAATAATTACACCTTTTCAAAATGAAATGAAGGCAAAAGAAGATTTTGAAGCAGTCATTCTGGCAAAAGATCAGTCAACGATAACGATAGCTGTTACCACGAGTGATCATGCTGAGCAACAGTATAGACTTGTCACTTCAGGCATTAATTATCACGCTGAAGTTGGTGACGAAGTAAGGGTATGGACAACAGGTATGTATGAAGAGAGCAACCCCATACAAGGGAAAGCAACCAAAGTTGAACGAGTGAAGTAAACGTGTAAAGAGCCGCTAATCCTATGATTAGCGGCTTTTTTGTGCTTCAGAGATATGCCAA
This genomic interval carries:
- a CDS encoding carbohydrate ABC transporter permease yields the protein MSAQLTSKSPGRTGRDEKLLQILGYILLAAISLFCLVPFILVLSSSLTEESSIIKDGYQLFPSVFSLEAYKLLFEFPGQLIKAYMVTISVTVVGTVVGLFLTSMTAYALARKDFKWRNGFSFFFFFTTLFSGGLVPWYLMIVNYLQLKDTFLILVLPMLLNVFYIIVMKSFMNSIPDAITESAKIDGAGDFLIYLRLILPLTKPALATIGLFIALGYWNDWYHAMLFITNENLMPLQYYLYKMLGNMDGMRKAMVASGAVVNLQIPTESLKMAMTIVAIGPILLVYPFIQRYFVKGLTIGAVKG
- a CDS encoding glycosyl hydrolase 53 family protein, with the protein product MNTRKRIMSATLALLVSFTLFNAPAKANATTTDSAPTFAKGADVSWLPQLEAQGQKFYDDKGKEEDLLQIIKDHGVDSIRLRAFVNPSDHPSDGHSSTEEVIELASRVNDFGFRVMIDLHYSDSWADPGKQHTPKAWEGSDLEQLKTHVSDYTTEVMKGLKEAGVTPEWIQIGNEINNGMLHPIGAYSNTTNLVELLQSGSHAAKKVFPDIKVIIHRANGADEGVIGYYDGLVEAGLKESDYDIIGLSYYPDSIYTTSIDELSDNMNTLAKKFGKEVMIVEIGGNVSKNEDNVYNMLVATQKKLKDVPSNLGTGMFYWAPEGVFFGYPLSAWNSDGTPSLAMDAFLDNATEVNRQKVTGVELDKRTTTVEVGDTDRLRATVTPENATYQGVTYTSSNPDVVKVDRYKGTVSGLAEGKATITVSTYEGQFTDTAEVVVIPSSNPIKNPGFENGLSGWNVTDKNNDAVSTGTDMYSGSSALHYWSAPATEFTVSQQLTGLENGTYELSAWVSGGGEEEIAEIFAGEQKQSFTNTGWMQWSNPTIKMIEVTDGTLTIGANLKYSGGQWGNIDDFKLVKKADAIETNNLTVNGNTASWYLSGEKPTSFGDGLNSTTFNYGDEKPIDFTLNHEISGLVPGTYTMEANVFGDKGEPDQGSVMYAVTEGQTYSIPLTYKGSAWEKPASLTLKHIYVGDDGIAEVGFVVKTSSDEHFGYLEDITFVRTKDDITRAEFASLLVRALGLPSSAVNPFTDVDSTKWYAGDVAAAHHAGLVKGYSANNFAPEARVTRQELAAILVKAYSVKTGKAAPAAPSVTFSDANLISEWAKKDVATAVSLGLFDGITDKNFMPKSFVSRAESEQAIAALLQQ
- a CDS encoding ABC transporter substrate-binding protein — encoded protein: MKHRNKSIFRLLSLTLVLSVILTACSGNGGNQSAGDSSSSSAGSSDEVTLKMILLGGKPVDYDLVFGELNKKLKEKINTTLEVEFLDWSDWSQKYPLKFAANENFDLVYTSSWAYYNDQAIKGGFKEITEDMLQQYAPQTWAEMPEVSWDQAKINGKLYMVPNNNLEVTNKVVLYREDLRQKHNLPEINSLETYANYLKTIAANEAGITAFGAKAADGWKWHELDQIALEQNNNFKVVDLRLPLTYKLDDAAGQVFNVYETSEFKDLLGYYKDLADNGAWSKNVVTNKNDIWQDMKVGKVSSYAHNLGTTGFNLAEARRDTPELEFAIADITPDSKKLGAISTQNGIAIHSTSKHAERALMVIDLLQNDQEIHDLSMYGVAGTHYTPEGDDKFVLEASSGNYTGFSNWGWNSYLNRQDASYPKEADDIFNNWQEDVYHFPLETFVFDDSKVKTEVANISNIMVRYAIPLEYGLVQDMNKGLEELNAQLKAAGIDKVQQEMQSQIDAFLAK
- a CDS encoding response regulator, translated to MTLKVMLVDDERIDLEWLRRRVVASGLPLEVVGTANSGFVALELLQSNEVDLLLSDIRMPIMTGIEFARKAKEINPRLKIIFISGHEDFEYAREALSLHASGYLLKPVDNDELQQILAELCGEISREQERIKTNDEVLSLASQALLLRWLSSRTGEQIDSHMQQLIQPLVRNGAAVAIIEMDDVEWKMLDMSADDRRQLSSDMMVYIEKLASESGLGTIIASHSDYQFIMLANGTEEENVALLEELILAVASAFPLTVTIGYGKSTDEWRELPESYQQAVSALGAKWLIGKNRLIRDVAEYPLGDQNSENLEEMISIMMNAILSYDLVGIDDCLLRIFGRDRPLHKMNDVYNLIIRITSKLHADLQQLNENLYELLQWESHQPEVLFHFETVSDILSWLRRRFFELSERLFTERSKTNRKLITDILNYAKERIESKVTLKEVAAHFAFSPNYLGHLFKEETGMNFSDFLLDLRMKRVCELLSDPSFKIYEIAEKVGYKNIIYFNRQFKQSTGMSPGEYRKRHHI
- a CDS encoding ABC transporter permease, with amino-acid sequence MNRKGFLGDLVKYRTLLLMLLPAVLFFIVFAYIPMAGIVLAFKQFTYEGGIFGSPWNGLDNFRFFFESGQAWQVTRNTALYNIAFIVVNNLLQITMAILLFEVAHKWSRKLFQTMLFLPYFISWVVVGAIAYNLFSYDFGLINVILNTFGMEPIDIYNTAAYWPYILVIVSAWKAVGYGSIMYLAAITSIDTEMYEAAEIDGANVFQRIFRITIPNLIPTVIILVLLSIGNIFRGDFGMFYNMVGNNGLLFSNTDVIDTFVFRSLTSSNDIGMSSAAGFYQSILGFATILIANYVVRRYDKDRALF
- a CDS encoding DUF3221 domain-containing protein translates to MKAKEDFEAVILAKDQSTITIAVTTSDHAEQQYRLVTSGINYHAEVGDEVRVWTTGMYEESNPIQGKATKVERVK
- a CDS encoding DUF421 domain-containing protein, which codes for MPEWLEVTFRTLSAVTVIFFITKILGKRQISELSLFEYITGITLGNLVGYISLDTDTKWYLGFLAVFVWVAVSAGAEYLTMKSKKFRDIVDGKSTILIENGAVIEKALAKERLTIDEFLEQLRKKDVFRVADVEFAVMEQSGDISVMLKNEYQPLTANALGYQISAEQEPRTIIMDGHILPDTLQVTGHNEEWVQKELRKLGLNLGQVFIGQVDSKGELTIQTGADSLPKAANSNPKDQITELVKRLQDDLMMKKQLATNDKDRLKYQEALDQFQTAMHAYQKQQ
- a CDS encoding beta-galactosidase, encoding MAIKFPPISSKLPAFMHGADYNPDQWLHDPQIFEEDIRLMKLANCNVMAIGIFAWAALEPEEGQFNFEWMDHVLDTFAKNDIYAWLATPTGARPAWMAQKYPEVLRVEANRVRNLFGVRHNHCYTSPVYREKTTIMNTKLAERYANHPAVLGWHISNELGGDCHCDYCQSAFRDWLKAKYGSIDNLNRAWWTTFWSHTYNDWSQVESPAPHGENAVHGQNLDWRRFVSDQTLDFYKHEVSSLRNANPDLPCTTNMMDWFYGLDYHSFANELDVISWDAYPKWHEADSDRHVASWFAFNHDLFRSLKKKPFMLMESTPSLTNWQAVSKLKRPGMHRLSSLQAVAHGADTVQYFQWRKSRGSSEKFHGAVVDHVGHEHTRVFQDVADLGSTLAGLSDIIGTPVPAETAMLCDWDNRWAINDAQGPRNSGLHYEETVAQHYRALWELGVPVDIVGSYDDILNYKLLLVPMAYLLRQETGEKIEQFVKAGGTVVVTYWSGIVDENDLCHLGGFPGPLRTTVGIWSEELEGLHDHDRNSLVFNAENPLGLEGALEVHELCDLIHVETAEVLAVYGDDFYAGRPALTVNRLGAGQAYYLAARVSEDSFYQSFYGELVEQAGVRRTINCTLPEGVTAQLRTDGDTDYVFLLNFSGEEASIELDHDGYVDAESGESKTGKIELPINGALILQRKSN